In the genome of Bacillus sp. Marseille-P3661, one region contains:
- a CDS encoding cold-shock protein: MENGKVKWFNAEKGFGFIEREGGEDVFVHFSAIQGEGFKSLEEGQEVSFDVEQGARGPQAANVRKN, encoded by the coding sequence ATGGAAAATGGTAAAGTAAAATGGTTTAATGCAGAAAAAGGTTTCGGATTCATCGAACGTGAAGGTGGCGAAGATGTATTCGTACATTTTTCAGCAATCCAAGGCGAAGGTTTTAAATCACTTGAAGAAGGTCAAGAAGTATCTTTTGACGTAGAACAAGGTGCACGTGGACCACAAGCTGCTAACGTTCGTAAGAACTAA
- the queC gene encoding 7-cyano-7-deazaguanine synthase QueC, producing the protein MKNEKAIVVFSGGQDSTTCLFWALKQFKEVQVVTFDYNQRHRLEIECAQDIAEELGIRHHILDMSLLNQLAPNALTRDDIEVRDGQSGELPNTFVPGRNLLFLSFAGVLARQIGFRHIVTGVCETDFSGYPDCRDAFIKSLNVTLNLSMDESFVIHTPLMWLNKAETWKLADELNVLDFVREKTLTCYNGIISDGCGVCPACKLRKAGLNEYLNTHKGGMYYGK; encoded by the coding sequence ATGAAGAATGAAAAAGCAATTGTTGTATTTAGTGGAGGTCAAGACAGTACAACATGTTTATTTTGGGCATTGAAACAATTTAAAGAAGTGCAGGTTGTGACTTTTGATTATAATCAGCGCCATCGTTTGGAAATTGAGTGCGCACAGGATATTGCTGAGGAGTTAGGTATTAGGCACCATATACTAGATATGTCTTTGTTAAATCAATTAGCGCCCAATGCATTAACAAGAGATGACATTGAAGTTAGAGACGGCCAAAGCGGAGAATTGCCGAACACATTTGTTCCCGGCAGAAATTTGTTGTTTCTATCATTTGCAGGGGTTTTAGCTAGACAAATAGGTTTTAGGCACATTGTTACAGGCGTTTGTGAAACAGATTTTAGTGGGTACCCTGATTGTAGGGATGCCTTTATTAAATCGTTAAATGTTACATTGAATTTATCAATGGATGAGTCTTTCGTGATTCATACCCCATTAATGTGGTTAAACAAGGCAGAAACCTGGAAATTGGCTGATGAACTAAATGTATTAGATTTTGTCCGTGAAAAAACTCTTACATGCTATAACGGTATTATTTCAGACGGATGTGGTGTATGTCCTGCCTGTAAATTAAGAAAAGCAGGCCTAAATGAATACTTAAACACTCACAAGGGTGGAATGTATTATGGAAAATAG
- a CDS encoding EcsC family protein: protein MVCKSGETKEYLEEELAIINKWEEEQKGLWFWEKLGRLPFKILDRITPQIIHNKIGMAIDEIGSYLQTGGRYLVSEMGIFNKISKKTGVSEVTISYISELPLTTMDEISQEIITSRKRVAMTQGATTGIGGVFTLTIDIPFILGISLKTLQEIALSYGFDPNDKKERVFIVKCLQFVSSDIVGKQAILRELSDYSSLDPNKKEETLSQVQGWREVIISYRDNFGWKKLFQMIPIAGMIFGSIINKSMVNDIGETGRMLYKKRRIKERLKSFE, encoded by the coding sequence ATGGTATGTAAATCCGGCGAGACAAAAGAATATCTAGAAGAAGAGTTAGCAATTATTAATAAATGGGAAGAAGAGCAAAAGGGGCTGTGGTTTTGGGAAAAGCTAGGTCGACTTCCGTTTAAAATCTTAGACAGGATTACTCCGCAAATTATTCATAATAAAATTGGTATGGCTATAGATGAGATTGGCAGCTATCTACAGACAGGCGGACGATATTTAGTAAGCGAAATGGGGATTTTCAATAAAATAAGTAAAAAGACCGGAGTTAGTGAAGTGACGATCTCGTATATTTCTGAATTACCGCTCACAACTATGGATGAAATTAGTCAAGAAATAATAACCTCACGAAAAAGGGTAGCAATGACGCAAGGAGCTACGACGGGTATTGGTGGTGTTTTTACCCTTACTATTGATATTCCTTTTATTTTAGGTATATCTTTAAAAACACTTCAAGAAATAGCGTTGAGTTATGGGTTTGATCCCAATGATAAAAAGGAGAGAGTTTTTATTGTAAAATGTCTTCAATTTGTATCATCAGATATTGTTGGTAAACAAGCCATTCTCCGTGAGTTATCTGATTATTCCTCATTAGATCCAAATAAAAAAGAAGAGACACTTTCACAAGTTCAAGGCTGGAGAGAGGTAATTATAAGTTACCGTGATAATTTTGGTTGGAAGAAGTTATTTCAAATGATACCGATTGCCGGGATGATTTTTGGTTCCATTATTAATAAATCAATGGTCAATGATATTGGGGAAACAGGTAGGATGTTATATAAAAAGCGACGAATTAAGGAACGGTTAAAATCTTTTGAGTGA
- the queD gene encoding 6-carboxytetrahydropterin synthase QueD, which yields MENSIFGFRIVDNLQKIDKDIKSTELKYHNKRVLVSKEFTFDAAHHLHCYDGKCKNLHGHTYKIIFGISGFVNEIGIVIDFSDIKKIWKEDIEIYLDHKYLNETLPKMNTTAENMVVWIYEKMKESLEKRQERFCGARVEFVRLFETPTSFAEVKREWMDID from the coding sequence ATGGAAAATAGTATATTTGGTTTTAGAATAGTGGATAATTTACAAAAAATAGATAAGGATATAAAGTCAACTGAATTAAAGTATCATAACAAACGAGTGTTAGTAAGTAAGGAGTTTACGTTTGACGCAGCACACCACTTACATTGCTATGATGGAAAATGCAAAAACTTACATGGACACACTTACAAAATCATTTTTGGTATAAGTGGCTTTGTTAACGAAATTGGAATTGTCATTGATTTTTCTGATATTAAGAAGATCTGGAAGGAGGATATTGAGATTTATCTTGATCATAAATATTTAAACGAAACACTTCCCAAAATGAATACAACAGCTGAAAATATGGTTGTCTGGATATACGAAAAAATGAAAGAGTCGTTGGAGAAAAGACAAGAGCGATTCTGTGGAGCAAGAGTAGAATTCGTACGTTTATTTGAAACTCCCACAAGTTTTGCTGAAGTGAAAAGGGAGTGGATGGATATTGACTAA
- a CDS encoding tyrosine-type recombinase/integrase, with the protein MKHRIELISSFEEWLNDKGKTENTIKTYINVITKLSLWLEDNKKNLTNLCREDIQNYMDELKLQGKTASTVDKVFASIRVFSQYRNMPQIVENIKRIQKEKNIYQTAPDCLDKDEQEHLLYEVENDKDLRNIAIVNMLLYTGIRISELCNLDFEDVEIYGQKGTVTVKGDKARKIPIPKDAVFHLQHYMSTCTEQSRPFFVSKQNKRLTIRTVQYMLEKYNTNPHKLRHTFCQDLIKKGLDLSIVAQLAGYNDLNMVKRYKHRCTTIA; encoded by the coding sequence ATGAAACATAGAATAGAATTAATTAGTTCTTTTGAAGAATGGTTAAATGATAAAGGAAAAACCGAAAATACGATAAAGACATATATAAATGTAATTACAAAGTTAAGTTTATGGTTAGAAGATAACAAAAAAAATCTAACTAATTTATGCCGAGAAGATATTCAGAACTATATGGATGAGCTAAAATTACAAGGAAAGACAGCATCAACAGTTGATAAAGTTTTTGCTAGTATAAGAGTTTTTTCACAATATAGAAATATGCCTCAAATTGTTGAAAATATTAAACGAATACAAAAAGAAAAAAATATATATCAAACAGCACCTGACTGCCTAGATAAAGATGAACAAGAACATCTACTTTATGAAGTTGAAAATGATAAAGACCTGAGGAATATAGCTATAGTGAACATGTTATTATATACAGGCATTCGAATCTCAGAACTTTGTAATTTAGATTTTGAAGATGTAGAAATATATGGCCAAAAGGGAACAGTTACAGTAAAAGGGGATAAAGCAAGAAAAATTCCGATACCTAAAGACGCGGTATTTCATCTACAACATTACATGAGTACATGCACCGAGCAGAGCCGACCGTTTTTTGTATCTAAACAAAATAAGCGTTTAACTATAAGAACAGTACAGTATATGCTGGAAAAGTATAATACTAATCCTCATAAATTGCGTCATACATTTTGTCAAGATCTTATCAAAAAGGGGTTAGATCTATCAATAGTGGCACAACTCGCAGGATATAATGATCTTAATATGGTGAAAAGATATAAACATAGGTGCACGACCATTGCTTAA
- a CDS encoding bile acid:sodium symporter family protein, translated as MLGILNQYLVRIMPIITPIGVMLGVFFSEWLHSFVFLVPWIFAFMTFTGSLGSKFTDLKSVIQNPISLIVCLGLLHVLMPMLAFVTGKIIFMNDQHTITGLILAFVIPTGVSSLIWVSIYKGNVILTLSIILIDTMLAPILVPSVLHLLIGTEIEMDGLAIMNGLIWMIVIPSVFGMTLNAVTKGKVNSSLEPKLAPFSKLGLGAVVAINSSAIAPYFRDINGKLIVIIGVVFILALLGYVIGWLVAKSLKMERGAIITVTYNSGMRNISAAAVLAISYFPAPVAVPVIIGMLFQQILASLAGTLLTKTYEIDEERVLSS; from the coding sequence ATGTTAGGAATACTAAATCAATATTTAGTTAGAATTATGCCGATTATAACACCAATAGGTGTTATGCTTGGTGTGTTTTTTTCTGAGTGGTTGCATTCTTTTGTTTTTCTTGTTCCATGGATTTTTGCATTTATGACTTTTACCGGAAGTTTAGGATCCAAATTTACAGATCTAAAATCGGTTATCCAAAACCCAATTTCACTCATTGTTTGTTTAGGATTGTTACATGTATTAATGCCAATGCTAGCATTTGTTACGGGTAAAATTATTTTTATGAATGATCAACATACCATTACAGGGTTAATTTTGGCTTTTGTTATTCCAACAGGGGTTTCAAGTTTAATATGGGTTTCAATTTATAAGGGAAATGTGATACTTACACTGTCAATAATACTTATAGACACGATGTTAGCCCCAATCTTAGTTCCATCCGTTCTACACTTGTTAATAGGGACAGAAATTGAAATGGATGGGTTAGCAATAATGAATGGACTCATTTGGATGATTGTTATCCCTTCGGTTTTCGGAATGACTTTGAATGCTGTTACTAAAGGGAAGGTTAATTCGTCACTTGAGCCTAAGCTTGCCCCTTTTTCTAAACTTGGGCTCGGGGCAGTTGTTGCCATAAATAGCTCTGCTATTGCTCCTTATTTTAGGGATATAAACGGGAAGTTGATTGTAATAATTGGAGTGGTGTTTATTCTAGCTCTTTTAGGGTATGTGATAGGATGGTTAGTAGCAAAGTCGCTTAAGATGGAGAGAGGGGCCATTATTACTGTAACTTATAACAGTGGGATGAGAAATATTAGTGCCGCAGCAGTATTAGCGATTAGTTATTTCCCAGCACCAGTAGCTGTGCCGGTAATTATAGGAATGTTATTTCAACAAATATTAGCCTCATTGGCAGGTACGCTATTAACAAAGACTTATGAAATCGATGAGGAAAGAGTTCTTTCCTCGTAA
- a CDS encoding aspartyl-phosphate phosphatase Spo0E family protein: MKVNTTVESTLLKEIDFLRAKLITSGITNGMRDPQTIHLSQQLDQLLNKYNDVTRNKVV; the protein is encoded by the coding sequence ATGAAAGTAAATACAACCGTTGAATCTACACTACTTAAAGAAATCGATTTTCTCAGAGCTAAGCTGATAACTTCAGGAATAACCAATGGCATGAGAGACCCTCAAACCATCCATTTAAGTCAACAGCTCGATCAACTACTTAATAAGTATAATGATGTAACAAGAAATAAAGTTGTATAA
- the queE gene encoding 7-carboxy-7-deazaguanine synthase QueE → MTKIPVLEIFGPTIQGEGMVVGRKTMFVRTAGCDYKCKWCDSAFTWDGSAKNSIQLITAEEIYDKLYELGKGSFDHVTISGGNPALLSDLGELLSLLKENGIKTALETQGSKWQPWMVDIDDLTLSPKPPSSGMVTDFNILDDIITKLEKYRKNASLKIVIFDDDDFDYANQIYRRYHKVYPLFLQVGNSDLCMQDNHKLTNILLNKYEWLINKVINSSHMKDVRVLPQLHALVWGNKRGV, encoded by the coding sequence TTGACTAAAATTCCTGTGCTAGAGATATTCGGACCTACGATACAAGGTGAGGGAATGGTTGTCGGAAGAAAGACAATGTTTGTAAGAACGGCTGGTTGTGATTATAAATGTAAATGGTGTGATTCTGCTTTTACCTGGGATGGATCTGCCAAGAATAGTATCCAACTAATAACAGCCGAAGAAATATACGATAAGCTGTATGAGTTAGGGAAAGGTAGTTTTGATCATGTTACAATTTCAGGAGGAAATCCTGCATTGTTATCTGATTTGGGAGAACTTTTATCTCTACTTAAGGAAAACGGGATCAAAACAGCCCTTGAAACCCAGGGTTCTAAATGGCAGCCATGGATGGTTGATATTGATGACTTGACATTATCACCTAAACCACCAAGCTCTGGTATGGTAACAGACTTTAACATATTAGATGACATCATTACAAAATTAGAAAAATATCGAAAAAATGCTAGCCTAAAGATTGTTATTTTTGATGATGATGATTTTGATTATGCCAATCAAATTTATAGGCGGTATCACAAGGTGTATCCGTTATTTCTACAAGTTGGCAATAGTGACCTATGTATGCAGGATAATCACAAACTAACGAATATATTACTTAATAAATATGAATGGCTTATTAATAAAGTTATTAATAGTTCTCATATGAAAGATGTTCGAGTTTTACCACAACTTCACGCCTTAGTGTGGGGAAACAAGCGAGGAGTTTAG